The following coding sequences are from one Vibrio syngnathi window:
- a CDS encoding 1-acylglycerol-3-phosphate O-acyltransferase: protein MIAILRIFAVAIFAILMFVFGCGYCLLSPRNPKHVFTFGRYFGRMSKIFGMKLELRIPEDAYSRGQHVYVANHQNSWDLFTISSAVTPKVVTVGKKSLVWMPLFGQLYWLTGNILIDRSNRSKAVGTIDQVVTSLKESDVSVWMFPEGTRSRGRGLLPFKTGAFHAAIGAGLPIIPIVCSSTGGVKLNRWNNGHVIVEMLPPISTEGYDKSNVRQLANLAREQMAAKLEELDKEVVELNKK from the coding sequence ATGATAGCAATATTACGTATTTTCGCAGTGGCGATATTTGCGATTCTTATGTTTGTATTTGGTTGTGGCTATTGTCTATTAAGCCCACGTAACCCGAAACACGTATTTACCTTTGGCCGTTATTTCGGTCGCATGTCGAAAATATTTGGCATGAAGTTAGAGCTTCGTATCCCGGAAGATGCCTACTCTCGTGGCCAACATGTTTATGTTGCGAACCATCAAAACAGCTGGGATCTATTCACGATTTCATCAGCGGTGACACCTAAGGTAGTGACTGTTGGTAAGAAAAGCCTAGTGTGGATGCCTCTTTTTGGTCAGCTTTACTGGTTGACGGGTAATATCCTAATTGACCGTTCTAACCGTAGCAAAGCGGTAGGTACGATTGATCAGGTAGTGACTAGTTTAAAAGAGAGCGATGTTTCGGTTTGGATGTTCCCTGAGGGGACTCGTTCTCGTGGTCGTGGCCTGTTGCCATTTAAAACGGGTGCTTTCCATGCTGCGATTGGCGCTGGTTTACCTATTATTCCTATCGTGTGCAGCTCAACAGGTGGCGTGAAGCTGAATCGTTGGAACAATGGTCATGTGATAGTTGAAATGCTACCGCCAATCAGCACTGAAGGTTACGATAAGTCTAATGTTCGTCAACTGGCTAACTTAGCCCGTGAGCAGATGGCTGCTAAGCTTGAAGAGTTAGACAAAGAAGTGGTTGAGCTTAATAAGAAGTAA
- a CDS encoding RidA family protein, translating into MTKVLHTESAPAAIGPYVQGVDLGNMVLTSGQIPVNPATGEVSADIAEQARQSLDNVQAVVEASGLTVKDIVKLTVFVKDLNDFGTVNEVYGKFFDEHGVANYPARSCVEVARLPKDVGIEIEAIAVRK; encoded by the coding sequence ATGACTAAAGTACTTCACACAGAATCTGCTCCAGCTGCAATCGGCCCATACGTACAAGGTGTTGACCTTGGCAATATGGTTCTGACTTCTGGTCAAATCCCAGTAAACCCAGCAACTGGTGAAGTATCTGCTGATATCGCAGAGCAAGCTCGCCAATCTCTAGACAACGTTCAAGCGGTTGTTGAAGCTTCTGGCCTGACTGTAAAAGACATCGTAAAACTAACGGTATTCGTTAAAGACCTAAACGACTTCGGCACAGTAAACGAAGTTTACGGTAAGTTCTTTGATGAGCATGGTGTTGCAAACTACCCTGCACGTTCATGTGTTGAAGTAGCTCGTCTACCAAAAGATGTAGGTATCGAGATCGAAGCTATTGCGGTTCGCAAATAG
- the pyrI gene encoding aspartate carbamoyltransferase regulatory subunit, whose product MSKETQLKVEAIKNGTVIDHIPANIGIKVLKLFDMHNSNQRVTIGLNLPSSALGGKDLLKIENVFITEEQASKLALYAPHATVNQIEDYEVVKKLPLELPEQINDVFECPNTNCITHNEPVESSFKIFEKKEDIRLKCKYCEKVFSREIVTER is encoded by the coding sequence ATGTCTAAAGAGACTCAATTAAAAGTTGAAGCAATCAAGAACGGAACGGTTATCGACCATATCCCAGCCAACATCGGGATCAAGGTACTCAAACTGTTCGACATGCATAACTCAAATCAGCGAGTAACGATTGGCCTAAACCTGCCATCTTCTGCTCTAGGCGGTAAAGACTTACTCAAGATAGAGAATGTGTTTATCACTGAAGAACAGGCAAGCAAGTTAGCACTTTACGCGCCTCACGCAACCGTAAACCAAATCGAAGATTACGAAGTAGTTAAGAAGCTACCACTAGAACTTCCTGAGCAAATCAACGATGTGTTCGAGTGTCCAAACACCAACTGTATTACTCACAATGAACCCGTTGAAAGCAGCTTTAAGATCTTTGAAAAGAAAGAAGATATTCGATTGAAGTGTAAATACTGCGAAAAAGTCTTCTCTCGTGAGATCGTGACAGAAAGATAA
- the pyrB gene encoding aspartate carbamoyltransferase translates to MANSLYQKHIISIPELSREELELIVQTAGQLKAEPNPELIKNKVVASCFFEPSTRTRLSFETAIQRIGGDVIGFDSGGNTSLAKKGETLADSVQVISSYVDAYVMRHPQEGAARLASEFSNGVPVINAGDGANQHPTQTLLDLFSIAETQGRLDNLNVAFVGDLKYGRTVHSLTQALAKFDNICFYFVAPEALAMPDYICEELDEAGIKYQLLTDMEDVIPELDVLYMTRVQKERFDESEYAHIKSAYILTAPMLENARDNLKVLHPLPRVDEITVDVDKTPYAYYFQQAENGVYAREALLALVLNETL, encoded by the coding sequence ATGGCGAATTCGCTCTATCAAAAGCACATCATCTCAATTCCAGAGCTTTCTCGTGAAGAGCTAGAATTAATTGTTCAAACGGCAGGTCAGCTAAAGGCTGAACCAAACCCAGAACTCATCAAGAACAAAGTTGTTGCCAGCTGCTTCTTCGAACCTTCAACGCGAACTCGTCTCTCTTTTGAAACGGCTATTCAACGCATCGGTGGTGATGTGATTGGTTTCGACAGTGGTGGTAACACCTCACTGGCGAAGAAGGGCGAAACGCTAGCGGACTCGGTACAGGTTATCTCTTCATACGTTGATGCTTACGTAATGCGTCATCCTCAAGAAGGTGCTGCGCGTCTGGCTTCTGAGTTTTCTAACGGTGTACCGGTTATTAACGCAGGTGACGGCGCAAACCAACACCCAACACAAACGCTATTAGACCTATTCTCTATCGCTGAGACACAAGGCCGCCTAGACAACCTCAACGTTGCATTCGTTGGTGACCTTAAGTACGGCCGTACGGTTCACTCGTTGACTCAAGCGCTAGCGAAGTTCGATAACATCTGTTTCTACTTCGTAGCACCTGAAGCACTGGCGATGCCAGACTACATTTGCGAAGAACTTGATGAAGCGGGTATCAAGTATCAACTGCTGACAGACATGGAAGATGTCATTCCAGAACTTGATGTCTTGTACATGACTCGAGTTCAAAAAGAGCGCTTCGATGAATCGGAATACGCGCATATCAAATCAGCGTACATCCTGACTGCTCCGATGCTGGAAAATGCACGTGATAACCTAAAGGTTCTTCACCCTCTTCCTCGTGTTGATGAAATTACTGTCGATGTCGATAAAACACCTTACGCTTACTACTTCCAGCAAGCAGAGAACGGTGTTTACGCACGTGAAGCACTGCTAGCCCTTGTTCTTAACGAAACGCTGTAG
- a CDS encoding ornithine carbamoyltransferase produces MAFNLRNRNFLKLLDFTPKEIQFLLDLSADLKKAKYAGTEQKKLNGKNIALIFEKASTRTRCAFEVAAFDQGAQVSYLGPSGSQIGQKESMKDTARVLGRMYDGIEYRGFGQSIVEDLGAYAGVPVWNGLTDEFHPTQILADFLTMLEHGRGKHLHQISFAYLGDARNNMGNSLLVGAAKMGMDIRLVAPKAFWPEEHLVEECQAIAQSTGAKITLTEDVAEGVKGCDFLYTDVWVSMGEAPEAWDERVAVMTPYQVNMNVIKLTGNPQVKFMHCLPAFHNNETVIGQQVADKYGMNGLEVTDEVFESDYSIVFDEAENRMHTIKAVMVATLGQ; encoded by the coding sequence ATGGCCTTTAATCTTCGCAATCGTAACTTTCTAAAACTTCTCGACTTTACTCCTAAAGAGATTCAGTTTTTACTCGACCTGTCTGCCGACCTTAAAAAAGCTAAGTATGCAGGTACAGAGCAGAAAAAGCTTAACGGTAAAAACATCGCTTTGATCTTTGAAAAAGCATCCACTCGAACTCGATGTGCTTTTGAGGTAGCTGCTTTTGATCAAGGCGCTCAAGTCTCTTATTTAGGCCCTTCTGGTTCTCAGATTGGTCAGAAAGAATCAATGAAAGATACGGCGCGTGTATTAGGTCGCATGTACGATGGCATTGAATACCGAGGGTTTGGCCAAAGCATTGTCGAAGACCTAGGCGCTTATGCTGGTGTACCGGTTTGGAATGGCTTAACCGATGAGTTCCACCCTACTCAGATCTTGGCTGATTTCCTCACTATGCTTGAGCATGGTCGCGGTAAACATCTACACCAAATCAGCTTTGCTTACCTTGGTGATGCACGTAACAACATGGGTAACTCTCTGTTAGTGGGTGCCGCGAAAATGGGCATGGATATTCGCCTTGTCGCGCCAAAAGCATTTTGGCCAGAAGAGCACCTTGTCGAAGAGTGCCAAGCTATCGCGCAAAGTACAGGTGCAAAAATCACGCTGACAGAAGACGTTGCCGAAGGTGTGAAAGGCTGTGATTTCCTTTACACCGATGTTTGGGTTTCTATGGGGGAAGCGCCAGAAGCTTGGGACGAACGTGTTGCTGTCATGACACCTTACCAAGTGAATATGAATGTCATTAAGCTCACAGGTAACCCTCAAGTGAAATTCATGCATTGCCTACCCGCTTTCCACAACAATGAAACCGTGATCGGCCAGCAAGTTGCAGACAAATATGGAATGAACGGCTTAGAAGTCACTGACGAAGTCTTTGAATCGGATTACTCAATTGTATTTGATGAAGCAGAGAATCGCATGCATACCATCAAAGCGGTAATGGTTGCGACTCTGGGCCAATAG
- the arcA gene encoding arginine deiminase: MSKLYVGSEVGQLRRVLLNRPERALTHLTPSNCHELLFDDVLAVEAAGEEHDAFATTLRNQDVEVLLLHDLLVETLAVAQAREWLLNTQISDFRYGPTFARDLREYLAQMDNEHLATILLGGLAYSELPIKSSSMLPKMHRPLDFVIEPLPNHLFTRDTSCWVYGGVSLNPMMMPARQRETNHLRAIYRWHPVFAGQDFIKHFGDEDLHYDNANIEGGDVLVIGKGAVLIGISERTKPQGVENLAASLFKSGQATEVIAIDLPKHRSCMHLDTVMTHMDIDTFSVYPEIVRKDLDTWRLTPKENGEMRVEKAENYLTAIEGALDLDQLKIITTGGDNYEAEREQWNDANNVLTVKPGTVIGYERNVYTNEKYDKAGIEVLTIPGNELGRGRGGARCMSCPIERDGI, translated from the coding sequence ATGAGTAAGCTGTACGTTGGCTCCGAAGTCGGTCAATTAAGACGAGTTCTCCTAAATCGACCTGAAAGGGCACTCACCCACCTCACCCCTTCTAACTGTCATGAGTTACTCTTTGATGATGTACTTGCAGTAGAAGCAGCAGGTGAAGAACACGATGCCTTTGCGACAACACTTCGTAACCAAGACGTTGAAGTGTTATTACTGCATGACCTACTGGTTGAGACACTCGCTGTAGCTCAAGCTCGTGAGTGGCTGCTTAATACTCAAATCTCTGATTTCCGTTACGGCCCTACATTCGCACGTGATTTAAGAGAGTACCTTGCTCAAATGGACAATGAGCACTTGGCTACGATCCTACTTGGTGGTTTAGCCTACTCTGAGCTTCCTATTAAATCTTCTTCAATGCTACCGAAGATGCACCGCCCACTTGATTTTGTTATTGAGCCGCTGCCCAACCATCTATTTACCCGCGATACTTCTTGCTGGGTTTATGGCGGTGTCTCTCTTAACCCTATGATGATGCCTGCTCGTCAACGAGAAACGAATCACTTGCGAGCAATTTACCGCTGGCACCCTGTATTCGCAGGCCAAGATTTCATTAAGCACTTTGGTGATGAAGATCTTCACTATGACAACGCGAATATTGAAGGTGGAGATGTTCTGGTTATCGGTAAAGGTGCCGTGCTTATCGGTATTTCAGAGCGTACTAAGCCACAAGGTGTTGAAAACCTAGCCGCTAGTTTATTCAAATCCGGTCAAGCAACCGAAGTGATTGCGATTGATTTACCAAAGCACCGCTCTTGTATGCACCTTGATACGGTAATGACACACATGGATATCGACACATTCTCAGTCTATCCAGAGATCGTTCGTAAAGACCTAGATACTTGGCGCTTAACGCCGAAAGAAAATGGCGAAATGCGAGTAGAGAAAGCTGAAAACTACCTAACAGCGATTGAAGGCGCACTGGATCTCGATCAACTGAAGATCATCACAACCGGTGGTGATAACTACGAAGCTGAACGTGAGCAGTGGAATGACGCTAACAACGTACTGACGGTGAAACCGGGTACGGTTATCGGCTATGAGCGTAATGTTTACACCAATGAAAAATACGACAAAGCAGGTATCGAAGTTTTGACGATTCCAGGCAATGAGCTAGGTCGTGGCCGAGGTGGCGCTCGCTGTATGAGTTGTCCTATCGAAAGAGACGGTATCTAA
- the rraB gene encoding ribonuclease E inhibitor RraB, with protein sequence MSHEDEYLSVAELIEFQKGETRDIIEALIEDGSDPEALYDIEHHLFAEDFAVLEKAVVEAFKMGFEVLEAEETEDEDGNKLLCCDATMQCTLNAEAIDEQVEKLVNLAEKFDIIYDGWGTYYEGEDAIYPDEDDEDEE encoded by the coding sequence ATGTCTCACGAAGATGAATATCTATCAGTAGCGGAATTAATTGAATTTCAAAAAGGAGAGACTCGCGACATCATTGAAGCACTAATCGAAGATGGTAGCGATCCTGAAGCTCTATACGATATCGAGCATCACCTTTTTGCTGAAGATTTCGCAGTACTTGAGAAAGCCGTTGTTGAAGCATTCAAAATGGGCTTTGAAGTGCTTGAAGCTGAAGAGACAGAAGACGAAGATGGCAACAAGCTACTTTGTTGTGATGCAACGATGCAGTGTACTCTGAACGCAGAAGCGATTGATGAGCAAGTTGAGAAGCTTGTAAATCTTGCAGAGAAGTTTGACATTATCTACGACGGTTGGGGCACTTACTACGAAGGTGAAGATGCTATCTACCCTGACGAAGATGATGAAGACGAAGAGTAA
- a CDS encoding glycosyl hydrolase 2 galactose-binding domain-containing protein, whose amino-acid sequence MRLPLDGLWQISPLTDLSIPQDDITFPAPLSSKLPDSLSESEIAEQEWHLMHDIEVDDAMLACPFVELVMAGVDYFAEVRLNGVAVFDCDGSQVEYRKDIRPYMQSGRNRFEVLFLEEEESLLLEEDMDESVSSPAVAKSDSRIGIWQAPYLQFVRHVKLEQVVTEQIWHYGGGCEFKVDVIYQTLKPGLISASIKFNGMTLVMPIDVRAEHTGVVFQVEAPIIFDIENPNPKHLYSLEVVLDGQEESSFVALNPASCVSNFLRS is encoded by the coding sequence ATGCGATTACCTCTCGATGGTCTTTGGCAAATATCGCCACTAACGGATCTCTCTATTCCACAAGATGACATTACTTTTCCGGCTCCGTTAAGTTCAAAGCTTCCTGATAGCTTGAGTGAAAGTGAAATCGCAGAGCAAGAGTGGCACCTGATGCATGACATCGAAGTGGATGATGCGATGTTGGCGTGCCCGTTTGTTGAGTTAGTAATGGCAGGTGTTGATTACTTTGCGGAAGTTCGACTCAATGGTGTGGCTGTGTTTGATTGTGATGGCAGCCAAGTCGAATATCGTAAAGATATTCGACCTTACATGCAGTCTGGTCGCAACCGTTTTGAGGTCCTTTTCCTTGAAGAAGAGGAGAGCCTGTTGCTTGAAGAGGATATGGATGAGTCAGTCTCTTCACCGGCTGTCGCTAAATCGGATTCTCGTATCGGAATCTGGCAAGCGCCATATCTGCAGTTCGTTCGTCACGTCAAGCTTGAGCAAGTTGTGACAGAGCAGATCTGGCATTACGGTGGTGGTTGTGAGTTCAAAGTGGATGTTATCTATCAAACGCTAAAGCCGGGGCTAATATCGGCATCAATCAAGTTTAATGGTATGACATTGGTGATGCCGATAGATGTGCGAGCAGAACATACGGGTGTTGTTTTCCAGGTTGAGGCACCGATCATTTTTGATATTGAGAATCCTAACCCTAAACATTTATACTCGTTAGAAGTGGTACTTGATGGGCAGGAAGAGAGCTCTTTTGTCGCCTTGAATCCAGCTTCTTGCGTCAGTAATTTTTTGCGTAGTTAG
- a CDS encoding GNAT family N-acetyltransferase, protein MEQIANLTIRSIEIEDNPSIANVIRQVSYENGLTEDKGYGVADPTLEDMFSVYNNERSQYWVIELDGKVVGGGGFAPLAGMPEVCELQKMYFLPETRGKGLAKRLVNMSMEKAKELGYQHMYLETTECLNAAVKLYEKLGFEHLDSAWGETGHDACEVVMAKTL, encoded by the coding sequence ATGGAACAGATTGCTAACCTCACTATTCGCTCAATTGAAATAGAAGATAACCCAAGCATTGCTAACGTAATTCGCCAAGTCTCTTATGAGAACGGGCTAACCGAAGACAAAGGCTATGGCGTAGCAGACCCAACCTTAGAAGACATGTTCAGCGTTTATAACAATGAAAGATCTCAGTATTGGGTAATTGAACTTGATGGAAAGGTTGTCGGTGGTGGTGGATTTGCACCATTAGCAGGGATGCCAGAAGTCTGTGAACTGCAAAAGATGTACTTCTTGCCAGAAACCAGAGGCAAAGGCTTAGCGAAGAGGTTGGTTAATATGTCGATGGAGAAAGCTAAGGAACTGGGTTATCAACATATGTATCTAGAAACGACCGAATGCCTTAATGCCGCCGTAAAACTTTACGAAAAATTGGGCTTTGAACACCTTGATTCAGCTTGGGGAGAAACAGGCCATGACGCTTGTGAGGTTGTCATGGCCAAAACGCTATAA
- a CDS encoding valine--tRNA ligase, with the protein MEKTYNPTSIEQALYKTWEEKGYFKPHGDTSKEAYSIMIPPPNVTGSLHMGHAFQDTIMDTLIRAQRMKGKNTLWQVGTDHAGIATQMVVERKIAAEEGKTKHDYGREAFIDKIWEWKGESGGTITQQLRRLGASVDWDRERFTMDDGLSAATQEVFVRLYEEDLIYRGKRLVNWDPKLHTAISDLEVENKDKKGFMWHFRYPLANGVKTADGKDYIVVATTRPETMLGDTGVAVNPEDPRYKDLIGKEILLPIVNRLIPIVGDEHADMDKGTGCVKITPAHDFNDYEVGKRHSLPMINILTFNGDIRDAAEIFTTNGEESDVYSTDLPAKYQGMERFAARRATVAEFEELGLLEEIKDHDLTVPYGDRGGVVIEPMLTDQWYVRTAPLAAPAVKAVEDGEIQFVPKQYENMYFAWMRDVQDWCISRQLWWGHRIPAWYDNDGKVYVGRTEEEVREKNNLSPVIVLKQDNDVLDTWFSSALWTFGTQGWPEDTEAMKTFHPSEVLVSGFDIIFFWVARMIMMTMHFVKDEDGKAQVPFKTVYMTGLIRDENGDKMSKSKGNVLDPIDMIDGIGLEELVEKRCGNMMQPKLAAKIEKATRKTFEDGIEPYGTDALRFTLAAMASTGRDINWDMKRLEGYRNFCNKLWNASRYVLMNTEEHNCGMSLSVEDRANMEFSLADKWIESQFEVAAKEFNAHLDNYRLDMAANTLYEFIWNQFCDWYLELTKPVLWKGTEAQQQATRYTLITVLEKTLRLAHPVLPYITESIWQSVKPLVDGVEGETIMTQALPQFNEDNFNAEIVDDIEWVKTFITAIRNLRAEYDIAPSQGLEVMIKVADEKDAARIEANKIVLTSLAKLDDIKVLADGEATPACATKLVGKSELMIPMAGLIDKDAELARLDKEVAKTHGEIKRIEGKLGNEGFVAKAPEAVIAKEREKLEGYQETLVKLEEQKATIAAL; encoded by the coding sequence ATGGAAAAGACATACAACCCAACATCAATCGAACAAGCTCTGTATAAGACTTGGGAAGAGAAAGGCTACTTTAAGCCACACGGTGACACATCAAAAGAAGCTTACAGCATCATGATCCCGCCACCGAACGTCACTGGCAGCCTACACATGGGTCACGCGTTCCAAGATACGATCATGGATACGCTTATCCGTGCTCAACGTATGAAAGGCAAAAATACTCTTTGGCAAGTGGGTACTGACCACGCTGGTATCGCCACTCAAATGGTTGTTGAGCGTAAGATCGCCGCTGAAGAAGGCAAAACAAAACACGACTACGGCCGTGAAGCTTTCATCGACAAGATCTGGGAATGGAAAGGCGAATCAGGTGGCACGATCACTCAACAACTTCGTCGTCTTGGTGCTTCTGTAGATTGGGATCGTGAGCGATTCACTATGGATGACGGCCTATCGGCTGCGACTCAAGAAGTGTTTGTTCGTCTATACGAAGAAGACCTAATCTACCGTGGTAAGCGCCTAGTAAACTGGGATCCTAAACTGCACACTGCTATTTCTGATCTTGAAGTTGAAAACAAAGACAAAAAAGGTTTCATGTGGCACTTCCGCTATCCACTAGCGAATGGTGTTAAAACGGCTGACGGCAAAGACTACATTGTCGTTGCTACTACACGTCCAGAAACCATGCTTGGTGATACAGGCGTTGCGGTTAACCCTGAAGATCCTCGCTACAAAGATCTTATCGGTAAAGAAATCCTGCTTCCTATCGTTAATCGTCTTATCCCTATCGTAGGTGATGAGCACGCTGACATGGATAAAGGCACGGGTTGCGTGAAAATCACGCCAGCTCATGACTTTAACGATTACGAAGTGGGCAAGCGCCATAGCCTACCAATGATCAACATCCTAACGTTCAACGGTGATATCCGTGATGCGGCTGAAATCTTCACAACTAACGGTGAAGAAAGCGATGTGTACTCAACAGATCTTCCAGCTAAATACCAAGGTATGGAACGTTTTGCTGCTCGTCGTGCAACGGTTGCTGAATTTGAAGAGCTAGGCCTACTTGAAGAGATCAAAGATCACGATCTAACCGTTCCTTACGGTGACCGTGGTGGCGTAGTTATCGAACCAATGCTGACCGACCAATGGTACGTGCGTACTGCGCCTCTTGCTGCTCCAGCAGTTAAAGCCGTTGAAGATGGTGAGATCCAATTCGTACCTAAGCAGTACGAAAACATGTACTTCGCGTGGATGCGTGACGTGCAAGATTGGTGTATCTCTCGTCAACTTTGGTGGGGTCACCGTATCCCAGCATGGTACGACAACGATGGTAAAGTTTACGTAGGTCGCACTGAAGAAGAAGTTCGTGAAAAGAACAACCTTTCACCGGTAATTGTTCTTAAACAAGACAACGATGTTCTTGATACCTGGTTCTCTTCTGCACTTTGGACGTTCGGCACACAAGGCTGGCCTGAAGATACTGAAGCAATGAAAACATTCCACCCATCAGAAGTACTAGTATCTGGTTTTGATATTATCTTCTTCTGGGTTGCTCGTATGATCATGATGACTATGCACTTCGTGAAAGACGAAGATGGCAAGGCTCAAGTACCTTTCAAAACCGTTTACATGACGGGCCTTATCCGTGATGAAAACGGCGACAAGATGTCTAAGTCGAAAGGTAACGTACTTGACCCAATCGATATGATTGACGGCATCGGCCTTGAAGAGCTAGTAGAAAAGCGTTGTGGCAACATGATGCAACCTAAACTGGCTGCTAAGATCGAAAAAGCAACACGTAAAACTTTCGAAGATGGTATCGAACCATACGGTACTGATGCACTGCGTTTCACTCTTGCTGCTATGGCCTCAACTGGCCGTGACATCAACTGGGACATGAAGCGTCTTGAAGGTTACCGTAACTTCTGTAACAAGCTATGGAACGCAAGCCGTTACGTACTGATGAACACAGAAGAGCACAATTGTGGCATGTCACTGTCTGTTGAAGACCGTGCAAATATGGAATTCTCTCTAGCAGACAAGTGGATTGAATCTCAGTTTGAAGTTGCTGCGAAAGAGTTTAATGCTCATCTAGACAACTACCGTCTAGACATGGCAGCAAACACGCTTTACGAATTCATCTGGAACCAATTCTGTGACTGGTACTTAGAACTAACTAAACCTGTTCTTTGGAAAGGCACTGAAGCTCAACAGCAAGCGACTCGTTACACGCTTATCACGGTTCTAGAGAAGACTCTGCGTCTTGCTCACCCAGTTCTTCCTTACATCACTGAATCTATCTGGCAGAGCGTTAAGCCGCTAGTAGACGGTGTTGAAGGCGAGACAATTATGACTCAAGCGCTTCCTCAGTTTAATGAAGATAACTTCAATGCTGAGATCGTTGACGATATCGAGTGGGTTAAAACTTTCATCACCGCTATCCGTAACCTACGTGCGGAATACGACATTGCCCCAAGCCAAGGCTTAGAAGTAATGATCAAAGTCGCTGATGAGAAAGATGCAGCTCGTATCGAAGCAAACAAGATCGTTCTTACTTCTCTCGCTAAGCTAGACGATATTAAAGTTCTAGCAGACGGCGAAGCAACTCCGGCTTGTGCAACCAAACTGGTTGGCAAATCTGAGCTGATGATCCCAATGGCTGGTCTTATCGACAAAGATGCAGAGCTTGCTCGTCTAGATAAAGAAGTGGCTAAGACTCACGGCGAAATCAAACGTATCGAAGGTAAACTGGGTAACGAAGGTTTCGTTGCTAAAGCACCAGAAGCGGTTATCGCGAAAGAACGTGAGAAGCTTGAAGGCTACCAAGAAACTCTTGTTAAGCTAGAAGAGCAAAAAGCAACCATCGCTGCGCTTTAA
- a CDS encoding DNA polymerase III subunit chi, whose translation MQTATFYIVPSDSPQASEDGFAHYVLFLAQHFAKQGAKLYLNCNDKEHAERIAEVFWQVEPNEFIAHNLVGEGPKYSTNIEIGYQGVKHNWNRQLVINLADNNTTFANAFAQVIDFVPCEEKAKQLARERYKIYRQAGYQLQTIEIQHP comes from the coding sequence ATGCAGACTGCCACGTTTTACATTGTGCCCTCAGACAGCCCGCAAGCCAGCGAAGATGGTTTTGCTCACTATGTGCTGTTTCTTGCTCAGCACTTTGCTAAACAAGGCGCTAAACTTTATCTCAACTGCAATGACAAAGAACATGCCGAACGTATCGCTGAGGTTTTCTGGCAGGTCGAACCCAATGAATTTATTGCACATAACTTAGTTGGCGAAGGCCCAAAGTATTCAACCAACATCGAAATTGGCTATCAAGGCGTAAAACATAATTGGAATCGCCAACTGGTAATAAATCTGGCCGATAATAATACAACCTTTGCGAACGCCTTTGCTCAGGTGATAGACTTCGTTCCTTGCGAAGAAAAAGCTAAGCAACTCGCTCGAGAAAGGTATAAAATTTACCGTCAGGCTGGATATCAGCTACAAACTATCGAGATTCAACATCCATAG